A single Fusarium oxysporum Fo47 chromosome IV, complete sequence DNA region contains:
- a CDS encoding uncharacterized protein (uncharacterized conserved protein-domain containing protein), producing the protein MGIKGYGVWRAKPIRYTFEDRSIDPHTPHLSLYFKDNKGGDGRAAVNIKSGNRKESRLAYWAVSDFTHDITRKLASLNNGFHLLSDSSKQKLDGLALDYIRSNLFSRDNGRVLEHDIDGADNDILDQLRPIVDRAIAAEAIVYIYGSRFSDGKGIHNIHMNQGNSGRWEKDNGVFQDGALIFEFEDHWEAVFIGFASQAVHTRDGPERAGYPLPDEGFLTWATFLAPERPDTDKKDDDVADSPVFITEALVNPPGPDQQPGTPPETITLKNRTQNEIDLGGWKIRIKTGATQILPSGIRIDPNGTMKIVTTVPLSNQGGIITLLNAQGLKVHGVSYTKTQANGAIVSF; encoded by the coding sequence ATGGGTATTAAAGGCTACGGTGTTTGGAGGGCAAAGCCTATCCGATATACCTTTGAGGATAGATCAATTGATCCACATACACCACATCTCTCTCTCTActtcaaagacaacaagGGTGGAGACGGCCGCGCTGCTGTCAACATCAAGTCGGGGAATCGCAAAGAGTCCCGTCTCGCCTACTGGGCAGTTTCTGACTTCACCCACGATATTACGAGGAAGTTAGCCAGTCTGAACAATGGCTTCCATCTCCTCTCCGACTCATCTAAGCAGAAGCTCGATGGACTTGCACTGGACTACATCCGCAGCAACCTCTTCAGTCGCGACAATGGTAGAGTCCTGGAGCATGACATTGATGGCGCAGACAACGACATCCTCGATCAGTTGAGGCCAATTGTCGACAGGGCCATCGCAGCTGAGGctatagtttatatatatgGGTCTCGATTCAGTGATGGCAAGGGTATACATAACATACACATGAACCAGGGTAATTCAGGACGCTGGGAAAAAGACAATGGTGTATTCCAAGATGGCGCTCTAATCTTTGAGTTCGAAGACCATTGGGAGGCTGTTTTCATTGGCTTTGCCTCCCAGGCTGTCCACACTCGAGATGGCCCCGAACGCGCTGGCTATCCATTGCCCGACGAAGGCTTTTTGACATGGGCGACCTTTCTTGCACCTGAGCGCCCAGATACGGACAAAAAGGATGATGACGTTGCAGACTCGCCCGTGTTCATCACCGAGGCTCTTGTCAACCCACCTGGTCCAGACCAGCAGCCAGGAACCCCCCCAGAGACGATTACCCTTAAGAACAGAACACAGAATGAAATCGACCTGGGTGGATGGAAGATTCGTATCAAGACTGGGGCGACTCAGATTCTACCTTCTGGGATTCGTATCGACCCCAATGGCACCATGAAGATTGTAACGACTGTCCCACTTTCTAACCAAGGCGGTATCATCACTCTTCTCAATGCACAAGGGCTGAAAGTACATGGGGTCAGCTACACAAAGACTCAGGCAAATGGCGCTATAGTTTCTTTTTAA
- a CDS encoding aldehyde dehydrogenase → MSILVSPPIVSDNIEQLKELPIENRLFINGEFVPSKSRKTFSVVNPTTEEVSAQVFKAGPEDVSDAVASLAAAFPPCSKLGALGRAKYLFKLADALEKHLPELGYLDAITMAKPVDNDYKSCRSIENQGDTSIHTPGFVNLTFRQPYDVCAAITPWNAPVVMVTQKLGPDLITGNTLVVKISEKAPLSPLVLSKCCQEIRLPKGVVNILNGFGRPCAATGKAIKKAAAESNLKNVTVELGGKSPLIVFDDADLEKAARASAFSILVGSVQACIASSRVFVQSTIVDEFKKALKTNMAQLRTCGDPLAAGTPRGPQVDHLQFCRVMGFLNEAKESGLEMVMGDDCQGETGYFIQPTIIKEVPEDGREAVLQSANNTSFGLYASVFTKDVSRALRVAKKVEAGNVGVNCTSPTLSLALDMLFGGWKQSGEGKEHSKYGTDNWTELKSVYITL, encoded by the exons ATGTCTATTCTTGTATCTCCGCCCATTGTCTCGGACAACATAGAACAGCTCAAGGAACTCCCTATCGAGAACCGGCTCTTCATCAATGGCGAGTTCGTGCCATCTAAGAGCAGAAAGACATTTTCTGTTGTAAATCCCACAACCGAAGAAGTGAGTGCTCAAGTCTTTAAAGCCGGCCCAGAAGACGTCAGCGACGCTGTTGCCTCCTTGGCAGCGGCATTTCCCCCCTGCTCTAAGCTTGGGGCATTAGGAAGGGCCAAATATCTTTTCAAGCTTGCAGATGCGTTGGAAAAGCACCTTCCTGAGCTGGGATACCTGGATGCCATTACCATGGCCAAGCCTGTAGACAATGACTATAAGTCTT GCCGATCTATCGAAAACCAAGGAGATACATCTATCCACACACCTGGATTCGTGAACCTCACATTCCGCCAACCCTATGACGTGTGCGCCGCCATCACTCCCTGGAACGCCCCTGTCGTCATGGTCACGCAGAAACTCGGCCCTGACCTCATCACTGGAAACACTCTAGTTGTCAAGATTTCCGAAAAGGCTCCGTTGAGCCCTCTCGTTCTTTCCAAATGCTGCCAGGAGATTAGACTGCCTAAGGGCGTTGTAAATATCCTGAATGGATTCGGGAGACCCTGCG CCGCCACAGGaaaggccatcaagaaggCGGCGGCAGAGTCTAACCTTAAGAATGTCACCGTTGAACTTGGTGGAAAGAGTCCCCTTATTGTGTTTGATGATGCCGACCTTGAGAAAGCCGCTAGGGCTTCAGCGTTTTCTATCCTCGTTGGCTCAGTTCAAGCATGCATCGCTAGCTCAAGAGTATTTGTCCAGTCCACTATTGTAGACGAATTCAAAAAGGCTCTTAAGACAAACATGGCTCAACTCAGGACATGCGGAGACCCCCTCGCTGCTGGAACGCCGCGTGGCCCACAAGTTGACCACCTACAGTTCTGTCGAGTAATGGGATTTCTCAACGAGGCAAAGGAATCAGGTCTCGAAATGGTTATGGGTGATGACTGTCAGGGAGAAACAGGATATTTTATTCAACCAACCATTATCAAAGAAGTTCCCGAAGACGGAAGG gaagcGGTGCTGCAGAGTGCTAACAATACCAGCTTTGGCTTGTATGCGTCTGTATTCACAAAGGATGTTTCTCGCGCGTTGAGGGTGGCAAAGAAGGTCGAGGCAGGCAATGTGGGGGTTAATTGTACGAGTCCGACGCTGTCGTTGGCGTTGGACATGCTGTTTGGTGGGTGGAAGCAGAGCGGAGAGGGCAAGGAACACTCCAAGTATGGGACGGACAACTGGACGGAGCTCAAGTCTGTATACATTACTCTttag
- a CDS encoding amino acid/polyamine transporter I, translated as MPAKTDSDAVECGSISPGGVTVQTLKPFTTLSALGIGYGTTNTAVGLLLVLGSTLPMGGSPLFFWGFLVMAGVGLATATTLAELASAMPHPGGQYIWVNRLSPPQYRRFLSYTIAVVSWLAAVATGASACLSVPTGFCAIISLLNPNFVYKRWMGFVGFQLLNILTVICASFEHALPRISKIMLLFSCMTIGVIFITLFAMSDSHASAKDYFTTSVNISGWPKGIAFIIGMNGANWSFSCLDVATHLAEEMPSPSTDIPKALMWTIVVGFGSGLLVVTSVLVNVPNIDGGADNSALSLFYMITKSKAAAVGLWIPVLTTTAGAVWSIQTWQSRLAWTISREGGFPLHRHLSKLAPAPFHTPIWSLIWSASGTALFGCLYLGSDLAFNSLISTGLLLQYISYSVPVVLVLLQGRSNFQHGPFWYPKLGLIANIVMLSWTMVALVFYCFPYYTPVTAVQMNYASPVLVGIALLSMCFWFFYAKKNYEVKEIWNA; from the coding sequence ATGCCTGCCAAGACAGACAGCGATGCCGTCGAATGCGGGTCAATTTCTCCTGGCGGTGTTACCGTCCAGACACTGAAGCCATTCACGACATTATCTGCCCTCGGTATCGGCTATGGCACAACCAACACCGCCGTCGGACTCCTTCTCGTTCTTGGAAGTACTCTTCCAATGGGTGGATcacctctcttcttctgggggTTCCTCGTCATGGCGGGTGTTGGTCTTGCAACAGCTACAACTTTGGCAGAACTCGCATCGGCCATGCCTCATCCCGGCGGACAGTACATCTGGGTCAATCGCTTATCCCCGCCCCAATATCGTCGCTTTCTGTCATACACAATCGCTGTTGTCAGTTGGCTTGCTGCGGTTGCTACAGGCGCTTCGGCATGTCTCTCAGTACCTACCGGCTTTTGTGCCATCATCTCCCTGCTGAATCCCAACTTTGTGTATAAGCGTTGGATGGGATTTGTTGGGTTTCAACTCTTGAATATCTTGACTGTCATTTGCGCCAGTTTTGAGCATGCCCTCCCACGAATCTCGAAGATCATGCTCCTCTTTAGCTGCATGACGATTGgtgtcatcttcatcacgcTGTTTGCCATGTCCGATAGCCATGCTTCAGCGAAAGACTATTTTACAACCTCGGTTAATATCTCAGGATGGCCAAAAGGAATTGCCTTTATCATCGGGATGAATGGGGCCAACTGGAGTTTCTCATGCCTCGACGTTGCTACCCACTTGGCTGAAGAAATGCCTTCGCCCAGCACCGATATTCCCAAAGCTCTGATGTGGACTATTGTTGTTGGATTTGGGTCTGGGCTCTTGGTTGTGACCTCAGTACTGGTCAACGTCCCAAATATTGACGGAGGCGCAGATAACTCAGCTCTTTCTCTATTCTACATGATTACCAAGAGCAAAGCAGCTGCTGTCGGCTTGTGGATTCCCGTTCTTACCACGACAGCTGGGGCCGTTTGGTCGATCCAGACATGGCAGTCCCGCCTTGCTTGGACCATCAGCCGTGAAGGTGGCTTTCCATTACATCGCCATCTGAGCAAACTTGCACCTGCTCCTTTTCATACCCCCATCTGGTCGTTGATCTGGTCTGCCTCTGGAACTGCCCTCTTCGGCTGCCTTTACCTTGGGTCGGACCTCGCCTTTAACTCTCTGATCTCGACGGGTCTGTTGCTCCAATACATTAGCTACAGTGTTCCCGTTGTATTAGTTCTTCTTCAGGGACGCAGTAATTTTCAGCACGGCCCGTTCTGGTACCCCAAGCTCGGATTGATTGCCAATATTGTCATGCTGTCATGGACAATGGTAGCTCTTGTTTTTTATTGTTTCCCTTACTACACGCCTGTTACGGCTGTGCAGATGAACTATGCCTCTCCGGTTTTGGTCGGTATTGCTCTGTTGTCTATGTGCTTTTGGTTCTTCTATGCTAAGAAGAATTACGAGGTTAAAGAGATTTGGAATGCTTGA
- a CDS encoding fungal-specific transcription factor domain-containing protein: MQQSVKASHSKSRNGCLRCKARKVKCDERKPACARCEDQKYDCPGYALNVRWSQKHQTRPNNIESPLRRGKAKSRTNITSSSVAEGFHQMNGWLDPPSQLDFVMPADIFNIDNISQDLLGGESSARINDNIIDSPDENMTIWTLPEDSGSTFNIIEPMGVIGQFLDNTARSPPFQFESPSRGEQSLIQVRHPYPDPHLRLSNMPTTLSEYFFRDVITLYCSWDSELNVMRNIIEKMWQSSGVLYHTIQSMAAACLSKDFPHLLRVAREERSQALHLVNNRPQEVEKQVMLLASMLLGHTSSWLSPHNLATETFRASQSILDEIATENNDISEMSFFRDTMDYWAMLLVYLTDKNELGEYHREERVGPPNLTKPIEPHPYSGISQDMVRALTDTGILIFQYRKHMSTMKFMTESDLDVFRTALREGRRLERMFLAHQVPSAVQTKNPGDPKTPLKHLELMDEAYRCTGLLQLYRVFPDLLNERYSPWNKDHILRPLPAHQVPTKQERQLWLTQFALHILGILEEIPFESRTRSAQPFVMVAISGELRQNSHSLQGSGVSITDTGVLSIDSVSIEVARARKFVSSRLSAYTHILPLRKSQVILELINQVWSAIDEGQEDAYWLDIAYEKKLGTMMG, translated from the exons ATGCAACAATCAGTTAAAGCTTCACATTCAAAGTCTCGCAATGGATGCCTCAGATGCAAAGCAAGAAAG GTTAAATGCGATGAGCGAAAGCCCGCTTGCGCTCGTTGTGAGGACCAAAAATATGATTGTCCAGGATATGCACTCAATGTGCGTTGGTCACAAAAGCACCAGACACGACCAAATAATATCGAGAGCCCTTTGCGACGAGGGAAGGCAAAAAGTCGTACGAACATCACTTCCAGTTCAGTAGCCGAAGGCTTCCACCAGATGAACGGATGGCTCGACCCTCCATCTCAGTTGGACTTCGTCATGCCAGCTGACATATTCAACATCGACAACATATCACAAGACCTCCTGGGGGGCGAGTCGTCGGCGCGCATCAACGATAATATTATAGATTCACCTGACGAGAACATGACAATTTGGACTCTTCCAGAAGATTCAGGATCAACATTCAACATTATCGAACCAATGGGAGTAATTGGCCAGTTCCTCGACAATACTGCAAGAAGCCCACCATTTCAATTTGAGTCCCCGTCACGCGGAGAACAGTCCCTTATCCAGGTCCGGCATCCATACCCTGACCCGCATCTTCGCTTGTCCAACATGCCAACCACTTTATCTGAGTATTTTTTCCGCGATGTCATCACTCTTTACTGTTCCTGGGATAGTGAACTCAATGTTATGCGCAATATCATTGAGAAAATGTGGCAGTCTTCCGGGGTGCTCTATCATACAATTCAGAGCATGGCTGCAGCATGTTTGTCAAAGGACTTCCCGCACCTGCTACGAGTTGCTCGTGAAGAACGTTCACAGGCACTTCATCTCGTGAACAATAGACCTCAAGAAGTGGAGAAGCAAGTAATGCTGCTTGCATCCATGCTTCTAGGCCATACCTCGAGCTGGTTGAGCCCTCACAATCTTGCAACCGAGACCTTTCGAGCAAGCCAAAGCATACTGGATGAAATTGCAACTGAGAATAATGACATTTCGGAGATGTCCTTCTTCAGAGATACCATGGATTATTGGGCCATGCTTCTGGTCTATCTCACGGACAAGAACGAGCTAGGAGAGTACCATCGAGAGGAACGGGTTGGACCACCAAACTTAACGAAGCCAATCGAACCGCATCCTTACTCTGGTATCTCGCAAGATATGGTTCGCGCACTGACAGATACGGGGATACTCATATTTCAATACCGGAAACACATGTCCACCATGAAGTTCATGACTGAAAGCGATCTTGACGTGTTCAGAACTGCATTGCGTGAGGGCAGGCGGCTGGAACGCATGTTTCTAGCACACCAAGTGCCAAGCGCAGTCCAGACCAAGAACCCTGGCGACCCGAAGACACCGCTGAAGCATTTGGAGCTTATGGATGAAGCGTATAGATGTACAGGGCTGTTGCAGCTCTACCGCGTCTTTCCCGATCTTTTGAACGAACGATACTCACCTTGGAACAAGGATCACATTCTACGGCCTTTACCAGCACATCAAGTGCCAACAAAACAGGAGAGACAGCTATGGCTGACACAATTTGCTCTGCATATCCTTGGTATTTTGGAAGAGATTCCGTTTGAGTCAAGGACTCGCAGTGCTCAGCCGTTTGTTATGGTTGCCATATCTGGTGAACTCAGGCAGAATTCTCACAGTCTTCAAGGATCTGGTGTCTCTATTACAGATACCGGCGTGCTGAGCATTGATAGTGTCTCTATCGAAGTGGCCCGTGCCCGGAAGTTTGTGAGCTCCCGGTTATCAGCATATACACACATCTTGCCCTTGCGAAAGAGCCAAGTCATTTTGGAGCTCATCAATCAAGTTTGGTCAGCGATAGACGAAGGACAGGAGGATGCTTACTGGTTGGATATTGCTTACGAGAAGAAATTGGGCACAATGATGGGGTAG
- a CDS encoding FAD dependent oxidoreductase-domain-containing protein, whose amino-acid sequence MATDKTQIESQIRPGTDDELNLYLNPATARFLKSVSKAILQDPGLPRPNPTVSAWQVPPHPSLASIQSRDLPEFTDFAVIGSGITGCSVTKALLEHPSTANSCVTVFEARTLVSGATGRNGGHLVTASGHTFGPLAEQHGTEAAREITCFSIMNIEHLMKLVREFDSALQEECQIRDVLKVMAVGDDETWASAKSSVLGFQDKVPEYSAYHSIIERDQVPERWNIKNASGAVEHEAGAIWPYRLLTGIYQRLLDKYSDRLNIETNTPVTRVEFSQGLYPYAITTPRGSIRAKKVIHCTNGHAAHLLPNLAGGLYPFRGTMSVQKPGPLFPEYKGTRSWSLSHKSTLDAETGFFDTGLYYLQQNALTGSIWIGNETAFVKDILTADDTYVPKEARQALSTVLPKLFLDGWGSETVSEIETVWSGIQGHTADGLPIVGKIPESLTGTIGDDGQWIAAGFNGYGMDKCWLTGEALVKMILGEDVSEWFPRAFLVTEERLQTKLTADQTLLKFARIALPGGAKEGKL is encoded by the exons ATGGCGACCGATAAGACACAGATTGAAAGCCAAATTAGGCCTGGTACAGACGACGAGCTGAACTTGTATCTCA ACCCAGCTACAGCCCGATTTCTCAAAAGTGTGTCAAAGGCAATCCTGCAAGACCCAGGACTACCCAGGCCAAATCCAACAGTGTCAGCTTGGCAGGTTCCTCCTCATCCGTCTCTGGCCTCGATACAGTCGAGGGATCTTCCAGAATTTACTGATTTTGCGGTGATTGGCTCCGGCATTACTGGTTGTAGTGTCACAAAGGCACTCCTCGAACACCCATCTACAGCTAACTCATGTGTAACGGTGTTTGAGGCCCGCACTCTTGTCAGTGGAGCAACAGGACGCAATGGGGGACATCTTGTCACAGCATCTGGGCATACATTCGGCCCCCTGGCTGAACAGCATGGAACTGAAGCGGCAAGGGAGATCACTTGCTTTAGCATCATGAATATTGAGCATTTGATGAAACTGGTAAGAGAATTCGATTCTGCTTTGCAAGAAGAGTGCCAGATACGAGATGTCCTGAAAGTCATGGCTGTTGGAGACGACGAGACATGGGCTTCTGCGAAGAGCTCGGTTCTGGGCTTCCAGGACAAAGTTCCAGAGTACAGTGCTTATCACAGTATAATTGAAAGAGACCAGGTTCCAGAG AGATGGAATATCAAGAATGCATCTGGGGCTGTTGAACATGAAGCTGGTGCAATTTGGCCCTATCGACTGCTGACAGGTATCTACCAACGCCTGTTGGACAAGTACTCTGATCGACTGAATATCGAGACAAATACGCCAGTCACTCGCGTTGAGTTCTCTCAGGGATTATATCCCTACGCCATCACTACCCCGAGGGGGAGCATCCGAGCGAAAAAGGTCATCCATTGTACGAATGGGCACGCGGCACACTTGCTGCCCAACTTAGCTGGAGGCCTTTATCCATTCCGAGGAACAATGTCAGTTCAAAAGCCGGGACCGTTGTTTCCAGAATACAAAGGAACTAGATCTTGGAGCTTGTCTCACAAGTCAACCCTGGATGCCGAAACTGGCTTCTTCGACACTGGCCTCTATTATTTGCAGCAAAATGCTCTGACGGGGAGCATTTGGATCGGGAACGAGACGGCTTTTGTGAAGGATATCCTGACTGCAGATGATACTTATGTCCCTAAAGAAGCGAGGCAGGCACTTTCTACTGTTTTGCCAAAATTGTTTCTAGATGGCTGGGGATCGGAGACCGTTTCGGAGATCGAGACTGTCTGGTCAGGCATTCAAGGACATACAGCGGATGGACTTCCTATAGTTGGCAAGATACCCGAGTCTTTGACGGGCACTATTGGTGACGATGGACAGTGGATAGCTGCAGGATTCAACGGTTATGGCATGGACAAGTGCTGGCTGACGGGTGAGGCGTTGGTAAAAATGATACTTGGAGAGGATGTCAGCGAGTGGTTTCCTCGGGCATTCCTCGTCACGGAAGAACGTCTCCAGACCAAGCTCACAGCTGATCAAACGTTGCTCAAGTTTGCAAGGATCGCTCTACCCGGCGGTGCCAAGGAGGGGAAGCTGTAG
- a CDS encoding acyl-CoA N-acyltransferase, with amino-acid sequence MGIYITDLTEADIPGAVEAVQQAFVGDPYNVWVYDQAKFDSQRNFESLAIRMRWGMHNGIFHVAKEENSDKVLGVAMWLRPQPADQPPTWSDWFEGWKLYFGQVRMNLWYGRGGLNVKRYYIWKDAQASAQSTLWTDPRGYFFLNIMVVVPEAQGKGVGAKLMKAVTDEADAKDMRCYLESSRDVPNVAIYGRLGFKFQKEMICDDDGDAIKLFTMIREPHAEPSSGR; translated from the exons ATGGGGATTTATATCACCGACCTCACCGAGGCAGACATTCCAGGAGCAGTAGAAGCAGTACA GCAAGCCTTTGTTGGAGATCCTTATAACGTATGGGTTTATGACCAAGCGAAA TTCGACAGCCAGCGGAACTTTGAATCTCTTGCCATTCGAATGAGGTGGGGAATGCACAATGGAATCTTTCAcgttgccaaagaagaaaacagtGATAAAGTGCTGGGCGTAGCGATGTGGTTGCGTCCCCAACCCGCAGATCAGCCTCCAACATGGAGCGACTGGTTCGAGGGCTGGAAGCTATACTTTGGACAAGTACGCATGAATCTGTGGTACGGTCGTGGAGGATTAAATGTCAAG CGATATTATATCTGGAAAGATGCCCAGGCCAGTGCCCAGTCGACTCTCTGGACAGACCCCCGGGGCTACTTCTTTCTGAACATCATGGTTGTTGTCCCCGAGGCTCAAGGCAAAGGTGTCGGGGCAAAATTGATGAAGGCTGTCACAGACGAAGCCGATGCCAAGGACATGAGATGCTACTTAGAGTCAAGCCGTGACGTCCCCAACGTAGCCATCTACGGACGTCTAGGGTTCAAGTTCCAGAAGGAAATGATTTGCGATGATGACGGTGATGCAATTAAGCTGTTTACAATGATAAGGGAACCTCATGCTGAGCCATCCAGCGGGAGGTAG